In Thauera aromatica K172, one DNA window encodes the following:
- a CDS encoding class III extradiol dioxygenase subunit beta, giving the protein MARITASVYTSHVPAIGAAIDLKKTGEAYWQPLFKGYEYSKQWMKENTPDVIFLVYNDHATAFSLDMIPTFAIGTAAEFAPADEGWGPRPVPKVIGHPELASHIAQSVIQDDFDLTIVNKMDVDHGLTVPLSLMCGEPQAWPCAVIPFAVNVVQYPVPSGRRCFQLGQAIRRAVASYDDDLKVHIWGTGGMSHQLQGARAGLINAEWDNRFLDRLIDDPAGLSEMPHIDYVREAGSEGIELVMWLIARGAMADIDGGPRPTVKHRFFHVPASNTAVGHLILENN; this is encoded by the coding sequence ATGGCCAGAATCACCGCATCCGTCTACACCTCGCACGTGCCCGCGATCGGTGCCGCGATCGACCTCAAGAAGACCGGCGAGGCCTACTGGCAGCCGCTGTTCAAAGGCTACGAATATTCCAAGCAGTGGATGAAGGAGAACACGCCCGACGTCATCTTCCTCGTCTACAACGACCACGCCACCGCCTTCAGCCTGGACATGATCCCGACCTTCGCCATCGGCACCGCGGCCGAGTTCGCTCCCGCCGACGAGGGCTGGGGGCCGCGCCCGGTGCCGAAAGTCATCGGCCACCCGGAACTCGCCTCGCACATCGCCCAGAGCGTGATCCAGGACGACTTCGACCTTACCATCGTCAACAAGATGGACGTCGACCACGGCCTTACCGTGCCGCTGTCGCTGATGTGCGGCGAACCGCAAGCGTGGCCGTGCGCGGTGATTCCGTTCGCGGTCAACGTCGTGCAGTACCCGGTGCCGTCGGGGCGGCGCTGCTTCCAGCTCGGCCAGGCGATCCGGCGCGCGGTCGCATCCTACGACGACGACCTCAAGGTGCATATCTGGGGCACCGGCGGCATGAGCCACCAGCTGCAGGGCGCGCGCGCCGGCCTGATCAATGCCGAGTGGGACAACCGCTTCCTCGACCGCCTGATCGACGACCCCGCCGGCCTGTCGGAGATGCCGCACATCGACTACGTCCGTGAAGCCGGCTCCGAAGGCATCGAGCTGGTGATGTGGCTGATCGCGCGCGGCGCGATGGCCGACATCGACGGCGGCCCCAGGCCCACCGTCAAGCACCGCTTCTTCCACGTCCCGGCGTCGAACACCGCCGTGGGTCACCTGATCCTGGAGAACAACTGA
- the ligA gene encoding protocatechuate 4,5-dioxygenase subunit alpha — MALDKPYKDIPGTIIFDAEQSRKGYWLNQFCMSLMKAENRARFKADERAYLDEWPMSEEQKQAVLARDLNWCMRTGGNIYFLAKIGATDGLSFQQMAGSMTGMTEQEYRDMMIHGGRSPEGNRYLGEDGDAQPQHQPQGAAGKNKEGA; from the coding sequence ATGGCTTTGGACAAACCCTACAAGGATATTCCCGGCACCATCATTTTCGATGCCGAGCAGTCGCGCAAAGGCTACTGGCTCAACCAGTTCTGCATGTCGCTGATGAAGGCCGAGAACCGCGCCCGCTTCAAGGCCGACGAGCGCGCCTATCTCGACGAGTGGCCGATGAGCGAGGAGCAGAAGCAGGCCGTGCTCGCGCGCGACCTCAACTGGTGCATGCGCACCGGTGGCAACATCTACTTCCTCGCCAAGATCGGCGCCACCGACGGCTTGAGCTTCCAGCAGATGGCCGGCAGCATGACCGGCATGACCGAACAGGAATACCGCGACATGATGATCCACGGCGGGCGCTCGCCGGAAGGCAACCGCTACCTCGGTGAGGATGGCGACGCCCAGCCGCAGCACCAGCCCCAGGGCGCCGCCGGCAAGAACAAGGAAGGAGCCTGA